The following are encoded together in the Halopiger aswanensis genome:
- a CDS encoding response regulator, translating into MDGRPSHTAEAQILLVEDNPGDVRLVEEAFRDGHLINQLHSVTDGQSALDFIHRRGEYESAPRPDIVLLDLKLPRVDGEDVLHEIKHHPDLGDVPVVILTGMDEERIESEDLDHDADEDAVIQKPIDPDEFVEVIREFENFRLSVVRTNT; encoded by the coding sequence ATGGACGGCCGCCCTTCACACACCGCCGAGGCGCAAATACTGTTGGTCGAGGACAACCCCGGCGACGTCCGTCTCGTCGAAGAGGCCTTCCGAGACGGACACTTGATCAACCAGCTCCACTCCGTCACCGACGGTCAATCGGCGCTCGATTTCATTCACCGTCGCGGCGAGTACGAGTCGGCACCGCGTCCGGATATCGTCCTGCTGGATCTGAAACTGCCCCGCGTCGACGGCGAAGACGTGCTCCACGAGATCAAACACCACCCGGACCTCGGGGACGTCCCGGTCGTCATCCTCACCGGAATGGACGAGGAACGCATCGAGTCGGAGGATCTCGATCACGACGCGGACGAGGACGCGGTCATTCAGAAGCCGATCGACCCGGACGAATTCGTCGAGGTCATCCGCGAATTCGAAAACTTCCGACTGTCCGTCGTTCGAACCAACACTTAG
- a CDS encoding response regulator, which yields MNPSSPTPAPDVLLIEDNPGDVRLTKEAFRDASFDADLHVVTDGVEAMAFLHRNGEYESAPRPDIVLLDLNLPRKDGFEVLEAIRDDSDLEQLPVVVLSSSEADEDIRRSYEQHVNAYLTKPRAPDEFVEMVRTLEEFWFDRVELPPSDNNRDRR from the coding sequence GTGAATCCGAGTTCCCCGACTCCAGCCCCGGATGTACTGCTGATCGAGGACAACCCGGGCGACGTCCGACTCACGAAGGAAGCCTTTCGCGACGCGTCGTTCGATGCCGACCTGCACGTCGTCACGGACGGCGTCGAAGCGATGGCGTTTCTGCATCGAAACGGCGAGTACGAGTCGGCGCCGCGCCCCGATATCGTCCTGTTAGATCTCAATCTACCCCGAAAGGACGGCTTCGAGGTTCTCGAGGCGATTCGTGACGACTCCGACCTCGAGCAGTTACCGGTGGTGGTCCTGAGCAGTTCCGAGGCCGACGAGGACATCCGCCGGAGTTACGAGCAACACGTGAACGCGTACCTGACGAAACCGCGGGCGCCCGACGAGTTCGTGGAGATGGTCCGGACGCTCGAGGAGTTCTGGTTCGATCGGGTGGAGTTGCCGCCGTCCGATAACAATCGGGATCGAAGGTAG
- a CDS encoding DEAD/DEAH box helicase — protein sequence MTQARADDSSPIELRYEDGTVRIDGLEETTVRPIRESVPELEADPRTDGWRVPAFRYAALRRALAGVDAPLEDDVLDLDGERVAALHSAYELRDYQREALSAWLERDRWADGPAAVAAGAAVDAAPAGVLELPTGSGKTVIALKAIERLATPTLIVVPTIDLLEQWIGELETEFGRPIGRFGGGEQRLEPITVSTYDSAYLKADSVGDRFGLVVFDEVHHLGGEGYREIARLLAAPARLGLTATFERPDGAHEVIEEIVGPLVHRVDVDELAGDHLASYDVKRLEVDLTPEEREAYERAQETFSDYLAKSNIRMQSGSDYQELVKRSGSDPEAREALLARQRAREIARGSDAKIEALEGILDDHRGERTIVFTAYNDVAYDVSERFLIPTITHQTPAGERREVLERFREGTYSRIATSNVLDEGVDVPDASVAVVLSGSGSEREFTQRLGRILRPKDDGGRALLYEIVAAGTSEERTAQRRR from the coding sequence GTGACGCAGGCGCGAGCTGACGATTCGTCTCCCATCGAACTCCGGTACGAGGACGGGACGGTCCGCATCGACGGCCTCGAGGAGACGACCGTCCGGCCGATCCGCGAGTCCGTCCCCGAACTCGAGGCGGATCCGCGAACCGACGGCTGGCGCGTCCCGGCGTTCCGGTACGCCGCCCTTCGCCGAGCGCTGGCCGGCGTCGACGCGCCACTCGAGGACGACGTGCTCGATCTCGACGGGGAGCGCGTCGCGGCGCTGCACTCGGCCTATGAACTCCGCGATTATCAGCGCGAGGCGCTGTCGGCGTGGCTCGAGCGCGACCGCTGGGCGGACGGGCCGGCCGCCGTAGCTGCCGGGGCCGCCGTCGACGCCGCACCCGCCGGCGTCCTCGAACTCCCCACCGGCAGCGGGAAGACCGTCATCGCCCTGAAGGCCATCGAACGACTCGCGACGCCCACGCTGATCGTCGTCCCCACCATCGACCTGCTCGAGCAGTGGATCGGCGAACTCGAGACCGAATTCGGTCGACCGATCGGGCGCTTCGGCGGCGGCGAGCAACGGCTCGAACCGATCACCGTCTCGACGTACGATTCGGCGTACCTGAAGGCCGACTCGGTCGGCGACCGGTTCGGGCTCGTCGTCTTCGACGAGGTCCACCACCTCGGCGGCGAGGGGTACCGCGAGATCGCGCGGCTGCTGGCGGCACCCGCGCGGCTGGGACTCACCGCAACGTTCGAACGGCCGGACGGCGCCCACGAGGTGATCGAGGAAATCGTCGGCCCGCTGGTTCACCGCGTCGACGTCGACGAACTCGCCGGCGACCACCTCGCGTCCTACGACGTCAAGCGCCTCGAGGTCGACCTCACACCGGAAGAGCGCGAGGCGTACGAGCGGGCACAGGAGACGTTCTCGGACTACCTCGCTAAATCGAACATCCGGATGCAGAGCGGCTCGGACTACCAGGAACTCGTCAAGCGGTCCGGCTCGGATCCCGAGGCCCGCGAGGCGCTGCTGGCCCGCCAGCGCGCCCGCGAGATCGCCCGCGGCAGCGACGCCAAGATCGAGGCCCTCGAGGGGATCCTCGACGACCACCGCGGCGAGCGCACGATCGTCTTCACGGCGTACAACGACGTCGCGTACGACGTCAGCGAACGGTTTCTGATCCCGACGATCACCCACCAAACGCCCGCCGGGGAGCGGCGAGAGGTTCTCGAGCGGTTCCGCGAGGGGACCTACAGCCGGATCGCGACCTCGAACGTGTTAGACGAGGGCGTCGACGTGCCCGACGCCTCCGTCGCGGTCGTGCTCTCGGGCAGCGGCAGCGAGCGGGAGTTCACCCAGCGACTCGGCCGGATCCTGCGGCCGAAGGACGACGGCGGGCGAGCGCTGCTGTACGAGATCGTCGCAGCGGGAACGAGCGAGGAGCGGACGGCGCAGCGGCGACGGTAG
- a CDS encoding diadenylate cyclase — protein MGSELRIPYEDHDGVRELTDCLRYTLEGISLSFDRWNEEFVKGPGLYVAVVTGPSIERFADPMGGNEWPVDRCRSVCLDLQNFFETTSDVARSRDGAVVVSVDGVVQRRMVRFADPVPDECDDLAPQRTEYEDWMGSRHMSALDTSRRANVVATLTLSEETGRVSVFENGTMETAERRALGGEWNVERY, from the coding sequence ATGGGCAGCGAGTTACGGATTCCCTACGAGGACCACGACGGCGTCCGGGAGTTGACCGATTGCCTCCGCTATACGCTCGAGGGAATCAGCCTCTCGTTCGACCGCTGGAACGAGGAGTTCGTCAAGGGGCCGGGGCTCTACGTCGCGGTCGTCACGGGACCGTCGATCGAGCGGTTCGCGGACCCGATGGGCGGCAACGAGTGGCCCGTCGATCGCTGCCGCAGCGTCTGTCTCGACCTGCAGAACTTCTTCGAGACGACCAGTGATGTCGCCCGGTCGCGTGACGGCGCGGTGGTTGTCAGCGTCGACGGCGTCGTCCAGCGGCGGATGGTTCGCTTTGCGGATCCGGTGCCCGACGAATGCGATGATCTCGCTCCCCAGCGCACCGAGTACGAGGACTGGATGGGCTCGCGCCACATGAGCGCCTTAGACACCTCGAGGCGAGCGAACGTGGTGGCGACGCTGACGCTGAGCGAGGAGACCGGCCGCGTCTCGGTGTTCGAAAACGGGACGATGGAGACGGCCGAGCGGCGGGCGCTGGGCGGCGAGTGGAACGTCGAGCGGTACTGA